A genomic segment from Wolbachia endosymbiont of Ctenocephalides felis wCfeF encodes:
- a CDS encoding Protein ApaG: protein MALEYILTTNSVEVTVLPVYIEEQSIPYEDCYVWVYNVKIKNKSSSTIQLLSRHWQIIDYKGKVNEIAGAGVIGEQPVIKPGEVFRYTSGTYLNAPSGIMQGRYEFLNEESTKVFEVMIPPFSLDSPYINSRPH from the coding sequence ATGGCTCTAGAATACATACTTACTACTAACTCTGTTGAAGTTACAGTTCTACCAGTTTATATTGAGGAACAATCTATCCCTTATGAAGATTGCTATGTGTGGGTATACAATGTTAAGATAAAAAATAAAAGCTCATCAACTATTCAATTGCTGAGCCGCCATTGGCAGATAATAGATTACAAAGGGAAGGTAAATGAAATTGCAGGTGCTGGTGTTATTGGAGAGCAGCCTGTGATAAAACCTGGAGAAGTATTTAGGTATACGAGCGGGACATACTTAAACGCACCATCGGGAATAATGCAAGGTAGGTACGAGTTTCTAAATGAAGAAAGCACAAAAGTCTTTGAGGTCATGATACCGCCTTTTTCTCTGGATAGTCCATACATAAACTCTAGACCACACTAG
- a CDS encoding Sulfate transport system permease protein CysW codes for MFLRIFKNIFLFLVSILFICPILSLISILFTKSADSGWVISTLFPEYILNTLILMVGVGSISFIFGVIPAWLTTFFSFPGSRIFEIALFFPLSIPGYIVAFVYVNTLEFSGPIQSLLREILEWSKGDYWFPEIKSLGGGILVMGFSLYPYVYILVRSSLRNVSNSVTIASTLGFSSLQSLFSVIIPSIRPSIIAGLSLVLMEVITDFGTPQFLAIDTFTTGVYRTWFLLHDKYSATVLAAAELIFIATLITIEKILQKRGISYSAISTNSDYHNKRSINGAVPLISAYIMCVLPILIGFALPIIPLIYWSIEKGFFIYEARFYSIIANSFSLSFITALISISIAIMIGYAARKNRAISSVARLISLGYAIPNAIIAISIIIFLSKISSFVTQYIVEVSLVGTVGALIYSYLFRFFAISFKAIESGLKKTPNEIEWTAYTMGHGPISTCLNVHIPLIRKSILSGFLLVFMDTIKELTATLIIRPFNFETISTRIYELVSDERYREAAPFSLMIVTIGLISTMILFKLDDGSKK; via the coding sequence ATGTTTTTAAGAATATTTAAAAATATATTCTTATTTCTAGTAAGTATATTATTTATCTGTCCTATATTATCGTTAATATCGATTCTATTTACAAAATCGGCAGATTCTGGGTGGGTAATCAGTACACTTTTTCCTGAATACATACTGAATACGTTAATTTTGATGGTGGGAGTTGGAAGTATATCTTTTATATTTGGAGTGATACCAGCGTGGCTCACCACATTTTTTTCATTTCCTGGGAGTAGAATTTTTGAGATTGCTTTATTTTTTCCGTTATCGATTCCTGGGTATATAGTAGCGTTTGTCTATGTAAACACGCTAGAGTTTTCAGGTCCGATTCAGAGTTTGTTAAGAGAAATTTTAGAGTGGAGCAAAGGTGATTATTGGTTTCCCGAGATCAAATCTTTAGGTGGTGGAATATTAGTGATGGGATTCAGTTTATATCCATACGTTTACATATTGGTTCGCTCAAGTCTAAGGAACGTTAGCAACTCAGTTACTATTGCATCTACACTTGGGTTCTCCTCACTGCAGAGCTTGTTTTCTGTCATAATACCCTCTATACGTCCCTCAATTATAGCTGGATTGTCCTTGGTGCTAATGGAAGTAATTACGGATTTTGGTACACCACAGTTTCTTGCAATTGACACTTTTACAACAGGAGTATATCGCACCTGGTTTTTGCTGCATGATAAATATTCAGCTACTGTTTTAGCAGCTGCAGAATTGATCTTCATTGCAACACTAATAACTATTGAAAAAATCCTGCAAAAAAGGGGGATCTCCTATTCTGCAATCAGTACTAACTCAGATTACCACAACAAGCGCAGTATAAATGGTGCTGTGCCATTGATCTCTGCCTATATCATGTGTGTATTGCCAATATTAATAGGTTTTGCTTTACCAATTATTCCACTGATATATTGGAGTATAGAAAAGGGGTTTTTCATATATGAGGCAAGATTCTATAGCATAATAGCAAATAGCTTTAGTTTATCATTTATTACTGCACTAATCTCGATTAGCATTGCAATAATGATTGGCTATGCAGCGCGTAAAAATAGGGCAATCAGTAGTGTAGCACGTCTTATTTCTTTAGGCTACGCAATTCCAAATGCGATTATTGCAATTAGTATAATAATATTTTTAAGCAAGATATCTTCTTTTGTTACTCAATATATAGTGGAAGTGAGCCTAGTAGGAACTGTTGGTGCTTTGATTTACTCGTATTTATTTCGTTTTTTTGCTATATCTTTTAAAGCAATAGAATCAGGGCTCAAAAAAACACCAAATGAAATTGAGTGGACCGCGTATACTATGGGTCATGGGCCTATCTCCACGTGTCTAAATGTTCATATTCCTCTCATCAGGAAAAGTATACTGTCGGGGTTTCTGCTCGTATTTATGGATACTATCAAGGAACTCACGGCAACACTCATTATAAGGCCATTTAATTTTGAAACTATATCAACTAGAATATATGAGCTCGTAAGCGATGAGCGTTACAGAGAGGCTGCCCCGTTTTCGTTAATGATAGTTACGATCGGCTTAATCTCCACAATGATCTTGTTTAAGCTTGACGATGGGAGTAAAAAATAA
- a CDS encoding hypothetical protein (UPF0176 protein lpg2838), with product MSFVIATFYHFVELSNYYDMKDEIKAACDDVELKGTILLAEEGINATISGERNAIDKTFDFLRSDYRLKDLTWKESAAEYQPFSKMKVRLKREIVNLGVNDLDISLRGKYIDPEYWDNFISRPDVLVIDTRNEYEVKLGKFKNAINPHTQCFREFPQWAKSFSENKDLKVAMYCTGGIRCEKSTAYMKSLGFYDVYHLKGGILSYLEKTHNRNGNWEGECFVFDDRIAVNNSLVPSDKIKCIFCSNKVSADELKSVSRGQVVCSDCKA from the coding sequence ATGAGCTTTGTCATAGCAACTTTCTACCATTTTGTAGAACTCTCTAACTATTATGACATGAAAGATGAAATAAAAGCTGCATGCGATGACGTTGAGCTGAAGGGTACTATACTCCTTGCAGAGGAGGGCATCAACGCAACCATATCCGGTGAAAGAAACGCAATTGATAAAACATTTGATTTTCTACGTTCTGATTACAGGCTGAAAGATCTTACGTGGAAAGAAAGTGCAGCAGAATATCAACCATTTAGTAAGATGAAAGTGAGGTTAAAAAGAGAAATTGTAAACCTCGGCGTAAACGATCTCGATATTTCTCTTAGAGGTAAATATATTGATCCAGAGTATTGGGATAATTTTATCTCTCGACCTGACGTTTTAGTAATAGACACACGAAATGAGTACGAAGTAAAATTAGGCAAGTTTAAAAATGCAATTAATCCACATACTCAATGTTTCCGTGAGTTTCCTCAGTGGGCAAAGTCATTTTCTGAGAATAAAGACCTGAAAGTGGCTATGTATTGTACTGGTGGAATAAGATGCGAGAAATCTACAGCATACATGAAAAGCCTTGGATTTTACGATGTGTACCATCTTAAAGGTGGTATTCTTTCTTATCTTGAAAAGACTCATAATAGAAATGGTAATTGGGAAGGTGAATGTTTTGTTTTTGACGATAGAATTGCCGTTAATAACTCACTTGTTCCAAGCGATAAAATAAAATGCATATTTTGCTCGAATAAAGTTTCAGCTGATGAACTGAAATCAGTCTCACGTGGTCAGGTGGTTTGCTCTGATTGTAAAGCTTAA